Proteins found in one Nitrosopumilus maritimus SCM1 genomic segment:
- a CDS encoding ammonia monooxygenase codes for MVWLRRCTHYLFIVVVAVNSTLLTINAGDYIFYTDWAWTSYTVFSISQTLMLIVGATYYLTFTGVPGTATYYALIMTVYTWIAKAAWFSLGYPYDFIVTPVWLPSAMLLDLVYWATKKNKHSLILFGGVLVGMSLPLFNMVNLITVADPLETAFKYPRPTLPPYMTPIEPQVGKFYNSPVALGAGAGAVLGCTFAALGCKLNTWTYRWMAAWSKWD; via the coding sequence ATGGTCTGGTTAAGACGATGTACACACTACTTGTTCATAGTAGTGGTTGCAGTTAACTCTACACTGTTAACAATTAATGCAGGAGACTACATCTTCTACACTGACTGGGCTTGGACTTCGTACACGGTATTCTCAATATCGCAAACGTTGATGCTTATTGTAGGTGCAACATATTACCTAACATTTACAGGCGTTCCAGGCACAGCAACGTACTACGCTCTGATTATGACAGTTTACACATGGATTGCAAAGGCAGCCTGGTTCTCACTAGGTTATCCATATGACTTCATTGTAACACCAGTTTGGTTACCATCAGCAATGCTGTTGGACTTAGTCTACTGGGCAACAAAGAAGAACAAGCACTCCTTGATACTGTTCGGCGGTGTACTGGTAGGAATGTCATTACCATTGTTCAACATGGTAAACCTGATAACAGTAGCAGACCCACTAGAAACGGCATTCAAGTATCCAAGACCAACATTGCCACCATACATGACACCGATAGAACCCCAAGTAGGTAAGTTCTATAACAGCCCAGTTGCTCTCGGTGCAGGTGCAGGTGCAGTTTTGGGATGTACATTTGCAGCGTTAGGTTGTAAATTGAATACATGGACTTACAGATGGATGGCCGCTTGGTCAAAGTGGGACTAA
- the serS gene encoding serine--tRNA ligase, producing the protein MLDPKLLKEKPQVIRDMLKARAVDFDLDGLIESDQKRREFIIKTDEFKKRRNEIGNEIAQKKKAGEDTSTILDEMKNVSAELAKLESQQEEIESKYAKLAFTVPNLVHESVPVGPDDTANKEMRKWGEIPQFDFKINDHIDMSENLDLVDLERAAKVAGARFYYLKNDLVRLNQSLIHFALDFLAEKEYSLVQPPYMINRSSMEGAVIADDFEEVIYKVEEEDLYMIGTSEHAMAAMHSKEIIEGKDLPIRYAGVSPCFRKEAGAHGRDQKGIFRVHQFDKIEQFVYARPEDSWKEHEKMLAVAEEFYQKLEIPHRVMLLSTGDMGKISAKTYDIEAWMAGQNSYREIVSCSNCLDYQARRLKIRFRDKTNEDTQYIHTLNSTLVATTRVLVSIMENFQTKDGHIKIPQVLQSYMGNQKEI; encoded by the coding sequence ATGCTAGACCCAAAACTACTCAAAGAAAAACCACAGGTGATCAGAGACATGCTCAAGGCAAGAGCAGTAGATTTTGATTTGGATGGATTGATAGAGTCTGACCAAAAAAGACGAGAGTTTATCATAAAAACTGACGAGTTCAAAAAGAGAAGAAATGAGATTGGAAATGAAATCGCTCAAAAGAAAAAGGCAGGAGAAGACACATCGACAATTCTAGATGAGATGAAAAATGTCTCAGCAGAACTTGCAAAACTAGAATCACAACAAGAAGAGATTGAAAGTAAATATGCAAAATTAGCATTTACAGTTCCAAACTTGGTTCACGAATCAGTTCCAGTAGGACCTGATGATACTGCAAACAAAGAGATGAGAAAGTGGGGAGAGATTCCACAGTTTGATTTTAAGATAAATGATCACATTGACATGTCTGAGAATTTGGATTTGGTAGATTTAGAGAGAGCAGCCAAAGTTGCAGGTGCCAGATTCTATTATCTCAAAAATGATTTGGTAAGACTAAACCAATCACTAATTCACTTTGCATTAGACTTTTTAGCAGAAAAAGAGTATTCGCTAGTACAACCGCCATACATGATTAATCGCTCATCAATGGAAGGCGCAGTAATTGCAGATGACTTTGAGGAAGTAATCTACAAAGTTGAAGAAGAGGATCTCTACATGATTGGTACATCAGAGCATGCAATGGCAGCAATGCACTCTAAAGAGATTATTGAAGGAAAAGATCTTCCAATAAGATATGCCGGAGTAAGTCCATGTTTTAGAAAAGAAGCAGGAGCACATGGCAGAGACCAGAAAGGAATCTTTAGAGTCCACCAGTTTGACAAGATTGAACAGTTTGTCTATGCAAGACCTGAAGACTCTTGGAAAGAACATGAAAAGATGTTGGCAGTAGCTGAAGAGTTTTACCAGAAACTAGAGATTCCACACAGAGTCATGTTATTGTCAACTGGAGACATGGGAAAGATTTCTGCCAAGACATACGATATTGAAGCATGGATGGCAGGACAAAATTCCTATAGGGAAATAGTATCGTGTTCAAACTGCCTTGATTACCAAGCAAGGAGACTCAAAATCAGATTCAGAGACAAGACAAATGAAGACACACAGTACATCCACACATTAAACAGCACACTGGTAGCCACAACCAGAGTACTGGTATCAATTATGGAGAATTTCCAGACAAAGGATGGCCATATCAAAATTCCTCAAGTTTTACAGAGTTACATGGGAAATCAGAAAGAGATCTAG
- a CDS encoding B12-binding domain-containing protein: MGKGYSEEEIREKLISVLKDSESGMSGVEISEQMKVNRITMTKYLKVFAAEGLVRQKNIGNITLWFLEPGQESFHFPDDYFKVAPKFLDYLIKGNEDQVYSLIRNSLHSGATVNRLIIEVILPAIDSIKNLFDEGKIGTAEKNLLRTIISKSLQILDQIPIVSESKKNVIVISADFQSSLIAEAASAAFHSDGWRVSHLGDMSSAIDVLFDLDFQKLIGKVWKQKPGVLIVVVFSETDEGLNFFADSINPIKSKSGKRMKLVLCGNTFKKAESDLVTDKLDEIIQWSQTVYQNQK, from the coding sequence ATGGGAAAAGGATATTCTGAAGAAGAGATTCGCGAAAAACTAATTTCAGTTTTGAAGGATTCTGAATCCGGAATGTCTGGTGTGGAGATTTCAGAGCAAATGAAAGTAAACCGCATCACCATGACAAAGTATCTCAAAGTTTTTGCAGCTGAAGGACTGGTTCGTCAAAAAAATATCGGAAACATTACACTTTGGTTTTTAGAACCAGGACAAGAATCATTTCATTTTCCTGATGATTATTTCAAAGTGGCCCCCAAGTTTCTTGATTACCTGATAAAGGGAAACGAGGACCAGGTCTATTCTCTGATTCGAAATTCTCTGCATTCTGGAGCCACTGTTAATCGCTTGATAATTGAGGTAATTTTGCCTGCAATAGATTCGATAAAGAATCTCTTTGATGAGGGAAAGATTGGTACTGCTGAGAAAAACCTACTGAGGACTATTATCTCAAAATCCCTTCAGATACTAGACCAGATTCCTATAGTTTCTGAATCTAAAAAAAATGTGATTGTGATTTCAGCTGACTTTCAAAGTAGTTTGATTGCCGAAGCAGCTTCTGCTGCATTTCATTCAGATGGATGGAGGGTCTCTCATCTTGGGGACATGTCATCAGCTATCGATGTGCTCTTTGATCTTGATTTTCAGAAACTGATTGGTAAAGTATGGAAGCAAAAACCTGGAGTCTTGATTGTAGTTGTTTTTTCTGAAACCGATGAGGGTCTGAATTTCTTTGCTGATTCCATTAATCCAATAAAATCAAAATCTGGAAAACGGATGAAACTAGTCCTTTGCGGAAATACTTTCAAAAAAGCAGAGTCAGACCTTGTAACAGACAAACTAGATGAAATTATCCAGTGGTCTCAAACAGTATATCAGAATCAAAAGTAA
- a CDS encoding DHHA1 domain-containing protein, with protein MTKSLDESLSFFKDKVTDCIRSKKSIFVTTHIDCDGLTSGSIITKALIRAGANCTVRTSKEFSKNVVDSFKTDSRDFHIVTDLGGGFGKDLNETLGDNWIVLDHHQIPDEEIENPNVINAWKYGIDGGLEICAGGMAYLASMALDEKNSDLSSIAVVSALGDRQDQGERKSFTGKNFEIANTAKEQGLVEIDLDLLLVGRETRPLPDALAFTSQPFIEGLTWNRDACLSLLNSSGIQLKDEGRWRVPAELDEEEKRQVIESITKFTAGKNATEIMSELIGYTYTFPREDKRSFLRDGREFSTMLNSCGRINRSGVGMAICMGDRNKILREGETILTDYRKMIREYMNILSNERWRISESETCVMVNGEDIVPETMTGTISSLIAGSPKNSGKIVILRTKGEENTIKFSSRKSFGCKSDINLSDLMRAGAEKFDGIGGGHDAAAGAKITKDKLDEFLNYLEVNVVNVSSADSPQ; from the coding sequence ATGACAAAATCACTTGATGAGTCACTTTCGTTTTTCAAAGATAAAGTTACAGATTGCATAAGATCTAAAAAATCAATTTTTGTTACAACCCACATTGATTGTGACGGGTTGACATCTGGAAGTATCATTACCAAAGCTCTGATAAGAGCTGGGGCAAATTGTACTGTTAGGACATCAAAAGAATTTAGCAAAAATGTTGTAGACTCTTTCAAAACAGATTCTAGAGATTTTCACATAGTTACTGATCTTGGAGGAGGTTTTGGAAAGGACCTCAATGAGACACTTGGAGATAACTGGATTGTCTTGGATCATCACCAAATCCCAGATGAGGAGATAGAGAATCCAAATGTGATTAATGCATGGAAGTATGGAATCGATGGAGGCCTTGAAATTTGTGCCGGCGGAATGGCATATCTAGCATCCATGGCACTTGATGAGAAAAACTCTGACTTGTCATCAATTGCAGTAGTATCTGCTCTTGGAGACAGACAGGACCAAGGAGAAAGAAAGTCATTTACTGGAAAGAATTTTGAAATCGCAAACACTGCAAAAGAACAAGGACTAGTTGAGATTGACTTGGACCTATTATTGGTTGGAAGAGAGACAAGACCACTTCCAGATGCCTTGGCATTTACATCCCAGCCATTTATTGAGGGACTTACCTGGAACAGAGATGCCTGCCTTTCACTACTAAATTCATCAGGAATCCAGCTTAAAGACGAGGGCAGATGGAGGGTTCCAGCAGAGCTAGACGAGGAAGAAAAAAGACAGGTAATCGAGTCAATCACCAAATTTACAGCTGGCAAAAATGCCACAGAGATAATGTCTGAATTAATCGGATACACTTACACATTTCCTAGAGAAGACAAGAGGAGTTTCTTGAGGGATGGTAGAGAGTTTTCAACTATGCTAAACTCTTGTGGAAGAATAAACCGCTCCGGAGTCGGAATGGCAATCTGCATGGGAGACAGAAACAAGATTCTAAGAGAAGGGGAGACAATCCTGACAGACTATAGAAAGATGATCAGAGAATACATGAACATTCTATCAAATGAGAGATGGAGGATTTCTGAAAGTGAGACATGTGTTATGGTAAATGGAGAAGACATTGTCCCTGAAACAATGACTGGAACCATCTCATCACTAATTGCAGGCTCTCCAAAGAATTCTGGTAAAATTGTAATTCTCAGAACAAAGGGAGAAGAGAACACTATCAAGTTTTCATCAAGAAAGTCATTTGGTTGCAAATCAGACATCAACCTAAGTGATCTGATGAGAGCTGGTGCTGAGAAGTTTGATGGTATTGGAGGAGGTCATGATGCAGCAGCTGGAGCAAAAATAACTAAAGACAAATTAGATGAGTTTCTCAATTATTTAGAAGTAAATGTCGTTAACGTGTCAAGTGCAGATAGTCCTCAGTAA
- a CDS encoding 30S ribosomal protein S15, which produces MGRMHTHRHGKSHSIRPATLRAPSWITQSPAEIEELVIKYSKDGLTPSQIGIKLRDQHSIPLIKPITKKTIGEILEENDLKAEMPEDLENIVKKAVGLQRHLKENKGDRRNVRSLELIEAKVHRLSVYYKKIGRIPATWKYKSVVAQLE; this is translated from the coding sequence ATGGGACGAATGCACACACACAGACACGGAAAGTCACATTCCATTAGACCAGCTACACTACGTGCACCTTCATGGATCACACAAAGTCCTGCAGAAATTGAAGAATTGGTAATAAAATACTCCAAAGACGGACTAACTCCTAGTCAAATTGGAATTAAACTTAGAGACCAACATTCAATCCCACTAATCAAGCCAATTACAAAAAAGACAATTGGTGAGATTTTAGAAGAAAATGATTTGAAAGCAGAGATGCCAGAAGACTTGGAAAACATTGTCAAAAAGGCAGTAGGTCTTCAAAGACATCTCAAAGAAAACAAGGGAGACAGAAGAAATGTCAGATCTTTGGAATTAATCGAAGCCAAAGTTCACAGACTATCAGTCTATTACAAAAAGATCGGCAGAATCCCAGCAACTTGGAAATATAAATCAGTAGTAGCTCAATTAGAGTAA
- a CDS encoding methane monooxygenase/ammonia monooxygenase subunit B, translating to MVEKKIFVFGLAVVLALGTLGFNWVESILPTADAHGVQAQLQSRFVRIEDETFNRQSLQTGETLVLQGTLVSLVERDLRGWISIFSESTNAGNRWEMLSRDPPGNVFDIPGNSVVDYQLSAKALEAGVYHVHTQLNVAQVGPGLGPGQTVVVEGEPIIKPIPYTNIAYQSIMIGVGYVITFATRPWQVI from the coding sequence ATGGTCGAAAAAAAGATTTTCGTATTCGGACTAGCTGTCGTACTTGCACTAGGAACTTTAGGTTTCAACTGGGTTGAGTCTATTCTTCCAACTGCAGATGCACACGGTGTCCAAGCACAACTCCAGAGTCGTTTCGTCAGAATTGAAGACGAGACCTTTAACAGACAATCCCTGCAAACTGGCGAGACCTTGGTACTTCAAGGAACATTAGTCAGTCTTGTAGAAAGAGACCTTAGAGGATGGATATCCATTTTCTCAGAGTCAACTAACGCAGGTAACAGATGGGAGATGCTCTCAAGAGATCCACCAGGAAACGTCTTTGACATTCCAGGAAACTCTGTTGTAGATTATCAACTATCTGCAAAAGCACTTGAAGCAGGTGTATACCACGTACACACCCAACTCAATGTAGCCCAAGTTGGTCCAGGACTCGGTCCAGGTCAAACAGTTGTCGTTGAAGGAGAACCAATTATCAAACCAATCCCATATACCAACATTGCATATCAGTCAATTATGATTGGTGTTGGATATGTCATTACGTTTGCAACACGACCCTGGCAAGTAATCTAA
- a CDS encoding KEOPS complex subunit Pcc1, whose product MSLTCQVQIVLSNITKEKAETVKKALEPDNVDFPEGLSLDVENVDNKLVFNFESKKNMKQLIGTIDEVMDHIQVALKVIE is encoded by the coding sequence ATGTCGTTAACGTGTCAAGTGCAGATAGTCCTCAGTAACATTACAAAAGAAAAGGCAGAGACTGTCAAAAAAGCACTAGAGCCAGATAATGTAGATTTTCCAGAAGGATTGAGTCTTGATGTTGAAAATGTTGATAACAAACTAGTTTTTAATTTTGAAAGTAAGAAGAACATGAAACAGCTAATTGGAACCATAGATGAAGTGATGGACCACATCCAGGTGGCACTAAAGGTGATAGAGTAA
- a CDS encoding RNA-binding domain-containing protein yields the protein MNDKIEITVDAIVHATEDISKIFQAFEILELQEDDFTINETTGHFDNPIVMLNAKIVKKQALNFLKRLIELLPQEQIDELIDEIEERTVDSRFHMRLDKQELVKGNVTISEKDTIKLKIHTPIYNKKDTVKTFTEIFQIAN from the coding sequence ATGAATGATAAGATAGAGATTACAGTTGATGCCATAGTTCATGCAACTGAAGATATCTCAAAAATTTTTCAAGCCTTTGAAATTTTAGAATTGCAAGAAGATGATTTTACCATTAACGAAACAACAGGGCATTTTGATAATCCCATAGTCATGCTAAATGCAAAGATTGTCAAAAAACAGGCTCTAAACTTTCTAAAAAGATTGATAGAATTACTCCCACAAGAGCAGATTGACGAGTTGATAGATGAGATTGAAGAGAGAACAGTTGACTCTAGATTTCACATGAGACTAGACAAGCAAGAGTTGGTAAAGGGCAACGTTACAATCAGTGAAAAGGACACAATAAAATTAAAAATTCACACGCCCATCTACAACAAAAAAGATACCGTCAAAACATTTACAGAAATTTTTCAGATTGCCAACTAG
- a CDS encoding 30S ribosomal protein S3ae, producing MARRKGRVKDKWREKRWVTVNAPDSFNNVPIGYVPITDDENAAGRVLEVTLYDILKGDPSQHQYKIYFQINKVDGDNASTIFKRFEYSKEFLRSLVRRGSSKINFIIDVKTKDGYIFRIKVIALTHRQLNTSRKHALRLIARDVINKQVPDMTIEQFVQATCYSKINSDIMAAFKKVIRVRHVGLEKVKLIRTAEKETVLLEA from the coding sequence TTGGCACGTAGAAAAGGTAGAGTAAAGGACAAGTGGCGTGAAAAACGCTGGGTTACTGTAAATGCTCCAGATTCATTTAACAATGTACCAATTGGATATGTTCCAATTACAGATGATGAGAATGCAGCTGGCAGAGTTTTAGAAGTTACACTTTACGATATCCTAAAAGGAGATCCTTCACAACACCAATACAAGATCTATTTCCAAATTAACAAAGTTGATGGAGACAATGCATCAACAATCTTCAAGAGATTCGAATATTCAAAAGAATTTTTGCGCAGTCTTGTTAGACGTGGTTCATCAAAGATTAATTTCATTATTGATGTAAAAACAAAAGATGGTTACATCTTTAGAATCAAAGTAATTGCATTAACTCACAGACAACTCAACACATCTAGAAAACATGCACTTAGATTAATTGCAAGAGATGTTATCAACAAACAAGTTCCAGACATGACAATTGAGCAATTTGTTCAAGCAACATGTTACAGTAAAATCAATTCAGACATTATGGCTGCATTCAAAAAAGTCATCAGAGTAAGACATGTTGGTCTTGAAAAAGTCAAACTCATCAGAACTGCTGAGAAAGAAACAGTTTTGCTTGAAGCATAA
- a CDS encoding methane monooxygenase/ammonia monooxygenase subunit C: protein MAQMPALIPKEVEIQRLKKIWLIVIAMGSTAASVEVDNFVDGSLHQTSIRDSAFTPAHWWLYSHFVALPLGWGSAAIYDRKVPVLRGPNNSMNTGLKMTILGYLATMFTIGVNEMWHFWFVEEIFAVPNHWMFNMGVVVAFMGALAYVVRVYARLVELGAETPGENPYVAEMYKMALEGKLYSRSIP, encoded by the coding sequence ATGGCACAGATGCCCGCATTAATCCCAAAAGAAGTTGAGATTCAGAGACTTAAGAAAATCTGGCTCATCGTTATTGCTATGGGATCTACCGCAGCATCAGTCGAAGTAGATAACTTCGTTGATGGTTCTCTACATCAGACATCTATCAGAGATAGTGCATTTACTCCAGCTCACTGGTGGTTATATTCCCACTTTGTAGCACTTCCACTCGGATGGGGTTCAGCAGCAATCTATGATAGAAAAGTTCCAGTTCTCAGAGGTCCAAATAATTCAATGAACACAGGTTTGAAAATGACCATTCTTGGTTACTTAGCAACTATGTTTACAATTGGAGTCAATGAGATGTGGCACTTCTGGTTTGTAGAGGAAATCTTTGCAGTTCCAAACCATTGGATGTTTAACATGGGTGTTGTAGTAGCATTCATGGGTGCACTTGCATACGTAGTCAGAGTATATGCTAGACTCGTAGAACTAGGTGCTGAGACTCCAGGTGAGAACCCATATGTCGCAGAGATGTACAAGATGGCCTTAGAAGGCAAATTGTACAGTAGATCAATTCCATAG
- a CDS encoding NAD(P)/FAD-dependent oxidoreductase, giving the protein MADYDVIIAGGGLAGTITAQAISHYTNQNAKILVVDRNSAMLPGRKSLSGWVCGDACSKEAVDFMTERIKVEWTRPEIEHDVKGVMAFSPDKETAIPFDGAGYMLNRQKLPEIQNERCQKMGIDFEFEKNLSGLIYEGQQVVGVQGTDAKTSEPFKKTAKLVIDATGVASMLRNGLKNSTKVEKRIDRRDLESTGRYIMYFEPGQKELSEFDPDYCIIHLDQDIAPGGYGWVFPKADNKVNIGLGVEKSLLERRNKRLGKKDNVESLMKEYLERNTVIKNPTLSQDPEDINNNTGIFQVSVRRQNDCMVSAGYMMVGDSAWMPKPIDAGGIGPALIAGTILGNNVAQALEANDVSEAGLWQYNLDFIKEYGYKTAGLELFRRLVQQMTNEQISYGMKHFLGNMDVESISKGEHPDFSGLGKLGMIIRGAMNKTVADGLRYTSKENQWLVEHYNNYPKDPSGFDEWNKTLHGRMDAAFAKVEAFGK; this is encoded by the coding sequence GTGGCAGATTATGATGTTATAATTGCAGGTGGAGGACTTGCAGGAACAATTACAGCTCAAGCTATTTCTCATTACACAAATCAAAACGCAAAGATCTTGGTAGTTGACAGAAACTCTGCAATGCTACCAGGTAGAAAGTCATTGTCTGGTTGGGTCTGCGGAGACGCATGCTCCAAAGAAGCAGTGGATTTCATGACAGAAAGAATCAAGGTGGAATGGACCAGACCAGAAATCGAACATGACGTAAAAGGTGTCATGGCATTTTCTCCAGACAAAGAAACTGCAATTCCATTTGATGGTGCAGGTTACATGTTGAATCGTCAAAAACTACCAGAGATTCAAAATGAAAGATGTCAAAAGATGGGAATCGATTTTGAATTTGAAAAAAATCTTTCAGGTCTAATTTACGAAGGTCAACAAGTTGTCGGTGTCCAGGGAACAGATGCCAAAACAAGTGAGCCATTCAAAAAGACAGCAAAGCTTGTCATTGATGCTACAGGTGTTGCATCCATGCTCAGAAATGGACTAAAGAACTCTACCAAAGTAGAAAAAAGAATCGACAGACGAGACTTGGAATCAACTGGCAGATACATCATGTATTTTGAGCCAGGACAAAAAGAACTTTCAGAGTTTGATCCAGATTATTGTATTATTCACTTAGACCAAGATATTGCTCCAGGTGGATATGGATGGGTATTTCCAAAAGCAGACAACAAAGTAAACATTGGTCTTGGAGTTGAAAAATCACTTTTAGAAAGAAGAAACAAAAGATTAGGCAAAAAAGACAATGTCGAATCTCTAATGAAAGAATATTTGGAAAGAAATACTGTAATTAAAAATCCAACACTATCACAAGATCCTGAAGACATTAACAACAACACAGGAATATTCCAAGTTTCAGTTAGAAGACAAAATGATTGTATGGTTTCAGCTGGTTACATGATGGTTGGAGATTCTGCATGGATGCCAAAACCAATTGATGCAGGGGGAATCGGTCCGGCACTAATTGCAGGAACTATTCTTGGAAACAATGTTGCACAAGCATTAGAAGCAAATGATGTTTCAGAAGCTGGCTTGTGGCAATACAATTTAGATTTCATCAAAGAGTACGGTTACAAGACTGCAGGTCTTGAATTGTTTAGAAGACTAGTTCAACAAATGACAAACGAGCAAATCAGTTACGGTATGAAACACTTTTTGGGAAACATGGATGTAGAGTCGATCAGCAAAGGTGAACATCCAGACTTTTCAGGACTAGGAAAACTTGGAATGATAATTAGAGGTGCAATGAACAAAACAGTTGCAGATGGTTTGAGATACACATCAAAAGAAAATCAATGGTTAGTAGAACATTACAATAATTATCCAAAAGACCCATCTGGTTTTGATGAGTGGAACAAAACACTTCATGGAAGAATGGATGCAGCTTTTGCAAAAGTAGAAGCATTTGGAAAATAG
- a CDS encoding Dam family site-specific DNA-(adenine-N6)-methyltransferase, whose translation MKQVYSQVSTVTPKPFVKWAGGKRQLIPILNENLPKTFGTYYEPFIGGGALLFHILTERNNQKCSISDLNSDLVLAYTTIRNRIDDLISSLKNHEKNYHKDSKSYYYSVRESNPRSEIEKTSRLLFLNRTCFNGLYRVNSKGKFNVPLGRYTNPNIVNEENLRSVSAILQSSKVSIKCRDFGAVLRDAKKGDLVYFDPPYQPVSDTANFTSYTNKDFTDKDLERLADLCNKLDSKGCKVLLSNSDSKQVSDMFSGKSWKVNKVQANRSINSNSKKRTGHFELLIKNY comes from the coding sequence TTGAAACAAGTATACTCCCAAGTGTCAACTGTCACTCCAAAACCCTTTGTAAAGTGGGCCGGTGGAAAACGTCAGCTAATTCCAATTCTAAATGAGAATTTGCCAAAGACATTTGGGACATATTATGAGCCATTTATCGGAGGAGGTGCTTTGCTCTTCCATATACTCACTGAGAGAAATAACCAAAAATGTAGTATCTCTGATTTGAACTCTGATCTGGTTTTAGCTTATACCACTATTCGAAACAGAATTGATGACCTAATCTCATCTCTCAAAAATCACGAAAAAAATTATCACAAAGATTCAAAATCATACTATTACTCTGTTAGAGAATCAAACCCAAGAAGCGAGATTGAGAAAACCTCAAGATTGCTCTTTTTGAACAGGACCTGTTTTAACGGATTGTACCGTGTCAACAGTAAAGGAAAATTCAATGTCCCACTGGGACGTTACACAAATCCCAATATCGTAAATGAGGAGAACCTCCGCTCTGTCAGTGCCATATTACAATCAAGCAAAGTCTCAATCAAATGTAGAGATTTCGGGGCAGTATTACGAGATGCCAAAAAAGGAGACCTCGTATATTTTGACCCACCATACCAACCAGTCAGCGATACTGCCAACTTTACAAGTTACACAAACAAGGACTTTACAGACAAGGACCTTGAGAGACTAGCAGACCTGTGTAACAAACTAGATTCTAAGGGATGCAAAGTGTTATTATCAAATTCTGATTCAAAACAAGTTTCAGATATGTTCTCAGGAAAATCCTGGAAAGTAAACAAGGTTCAAGCAAACCGTTCTATCAATTCCAATTCAAAAAAGAGAACAGGTCACTTTGAATTACTAATCAAAAATTATTAG
- a CDS encoding AAA family ATPase, whose amino-acid sequence MEEVQYLDWNNSIQTLNKAYETGLFVLIIGPKGTGKTSLVRDFAKGKGINLESINFSLRTRESHLVGTKTLTDGTVSFDEGLLIKSMREGSMLYLDEINSAEADVLLRLDEALDDRRQIALKESTGEVVKAKENWFVVATINPLTHSGTKELPPQLLSRFPVRIRLEYPPEEVELEIVKKHVSGEHDSEIVQAIKLANTLRQAAAVEELFYSPSMRETIAFAKLLDKGMAAKEAANFVFGNVYTQWGDIEYQKVSDIITSMFGN is encoded by the coding sequence TTGGAAGAAGTACAGTATCTAGATTGGAATAACTCAATTCAGACTCTAAACAAGGCATACGAGACTGGCCTTTTTGTGCTCATTATAGGACCAAAAGGTACAGGAAAGACATCACTAGTTAGAGATTTTGCAAAAGGCAAGGGAATCAATCTAGAATCAATAAATTTCAGCCTCAGAACAAGGGAGAGTCACTTGGTTGGAACCAAAACCCTCACAGATGGAACCGTGAGTTTTGATGAAGGTCTCTTGATAAAATCAATGAGGGAAGGCAGCATGTTATACTTGGATGAAATCAATTCAGCTGAAGCTGATGTTTTACTTAGATTAGATGAAGCACTAGATGACAGACGACAAATCGCATTAAAAGAATCTACAGGTGAAGTTGTAAAGGCAAAAGAAAACTGGTTTGTTGTTGCAACAATCAATCCGTTAACTCACAGTGGAACAAAGGAACTGCCTCCACAACTCTTAAGCAGATTCCCAGTACGAATCAGACTAGAGTATCCACCTGAAGAAGTAGAATTAGAGATTGTAAAAAAGCACGTGTCAGGAGAACATGATTCAGAAATTGTTCAAGCAATCAAACTAGCAAATACGTTACGACAAGCAGCAGCAGTTGAAGAGTTGTTTTACTCTCCTAGTATGAGAGAGACAATTGCTTTTGCAAAGTTACTAGATAAAGGAATGGCTGCAAAAGAAGCTGCCAATTTTGTTTTTGGAAATGTGTACACACAATGGGGAGACATAGAATATCAAAAAGTAAGTGACATCATTACCTCAATGTTTGGAAACTAA